One genomic region from Asterias amurensis chromosome 7, ASM3211899v1 encodes:
- the LOC139939499 gene encoding uncharacterized protein isoform X1: MSVHSNGIGVDLKSFLPHEAQRWERLRDQMLYQQYDLQKYMKTVKGDQLPTWSREDVAFTSYLLDCLEGDLAHGDEVKPVQEEDTTDEDVQPLGVFHNEAGRWSTLRDRMQDLPYFDRYVYNNPTWSQDELFSSCLLDRLEEQLENSNSPDINNRWRQDAVIDEVNDGTGENMVEEEVEEEYLEDEDEEEDIVGLGEDDSDSDFDPEADGFSDDSSVGGDRLSSSDSDEDVLASIKDQDVLTSIEDKDVLASVKDKDVDNNEVKKPKRTAYQCKICDEQLQLHEDVLPHYIVHHQEQNSGDNKTIPKSHLPLVKDVATTLMKCKDCEKFVEKLAEHRRENHCNCPVCGKKLASPSKLRRHLARHYGIEPSKTLLCQHCGKLYSNRITLLRHITAHLGIRNEKCDVCDKSFFNKNKLIIHKKIHLPEKPFECNVCGRRFTQRYNMFKHTRIHTGIKPYSCDLCDESFNHNISLKNHKKKKHGIDWWNKNVLSVVTLPGSSQQSNCNPKSEPRPKPDSKAKAKPKPKSKPKSKPKAKPKSKPKPEPESKPKPESKHQTRSKSKSLKSK; encoded by the exons ATGTCTGTTCATTCAAACGGTATTGGTGTGGACTTAAAGAGTTTTCTCCCGCATGAGGCCCAAAGATGGGAGAGACTTCGAGATCAGATGCTTTATCAGCAATATGATCTTCAGAAATACATGAAGACGGTCAAAGGGGATCAGTTACCAACTTGGAGTAGAGAGGATGTGGCTTTTACAAGTTACCTCTTAGACTG TTTAGAAGGTGATCTTGCCCATGGAGATGAAGTCAAGCCAGTTCAAGAGGAAGACACAACAGATGAAGATGTGCAGCCTCTAGGGGTGTTCCACAATGAGGCGGGAAGATGGAGCACCCTTAGAGACAGAATGCAGGATCTTCCTTACTTCGACCGATATGTCTACAACAACCCAACCTGGAGTCAGGATGAACTTTTTAGCAGTTGTCTTCTAGATCG TTTGGAGGAGCAACTAGAGAACTCCAATAGCCCTGACATTAATAATAG ATGGAGACAGGATGCAGTTATTGATGAAGTGAACGACGGCACAGGGGAAAACATGGTGGAGGAGGAGGTGGAGGAGGAGTACCTAGAAGATGAAGATGAGGAAGAAGATATTGTAGGACTTGGGGAGGATGATAGTGATTCAGACTTTGATCCAGAGGCAGACGGTTTTAGTGATGATAGTAGT GTTGGAGGAGACAGGTTATCATCTTCAGACAGTGACGAAGATGTATTAGCATCTATTAAAGACCAAGATGTACTAACATCTATTGAAGACAAAGATGTTTTAGCATCTGTTAAAGACAAAGATGTTGATAACAATGAAGTCAAGAA ACCCAAGAGAACAGCATACCAATGCAAGATCTGCGATGAGCAATTACAGCTTCACGAAGATGTCCTACCACATTATATTGTCCATCATCAGGAACAGAATAGTGGAGACAATAAGACCATTCCGAAATCGCATTTACCGTTGGTAAAAGATGTCGCAACCACGTTGATGAAGTGTAAAGATTGTGAGAAATTCGTAGAGAAATTGGCGGAACACAGAAGGGAGAATCACTGCAACTGTCCGGTATGCGGAAAGAAACTTGCCTCACCGAGCAAGCTACGTCGGCACCTGGCAAGACACTATGGGATTGAGCCGTCGAAAACTCTACTTTGCCAACACTGCGGTAAGCTTTACTCCAATAGGATTACCCTGCTGAGGCACATCACGGCTCACCTTGGCATCAGGAATGAAAAGTGCGACGTCTGCGACAAATCTTtcttcaataaaaacaaactcatCATTCACAAGAAAATTCATCTCCCAGAGAAACCTTTTGAGTGCAATGTTTGCGGTCGTCGATTCACCCAGAGGTACAACATGTTTAAGCACACCCGTATCCATACTGGGATTAAACCCTACTCCTGTGACCTGTGTGACGAGTCTTTCAACCATAACATCAGTCTCAAGAAtcataagaagaaaaaacatggaATCGATTGGTGGAATAAAAATGTCTTATCCGTTGTTACACTTCCAGGCTCCTCTCAGCAGTCCAATTGTAATCCTAAATCTGAACCTAGACCCAAACCTGATTCTAAAGCTAAAGCTAAGCCTAAACCCAAGTCAAAGCCTAAATCTAAACCTAAGGCTAAGCCTAAATCTAAACCCAAACCTGAACCTGAATCAAAACCTAAACCTGAATCGAAACATCAAACCAGGTCGAAGTCTAAATCACTCAAAAGCAAATAG
- the LOC139939499 gene encoding uncharacterized protein isoform X2 gives MQDLPYFDRYVYNNPTWSQDELFSSCLLDRLEEQLENSNSPDINNRWRQDAVIDEVNDGTGENMVEEEVEEEYLEDEDEEEDIVGLGEDDSDSDFDPEADGFSDDSSVGGDRLSSSDSDEDVLASIKDQDVLTSIEDKDVLASVKDKDVDNNEVKKPKRTAYQCKICDEQLQLHEDVLPHYIVHHQEQNSGDNKTIPKSHLPLVKDVATTLMKCKDCEKFVEKLAEHRRENHCNCPVCGKKLASPSKLRRHLARHYGIEPSKTLLCQHCGKLYSNRITLLRHITAHLGIRNEKCDVCDKSFFNKNKLIIHKKIHLPEKPFECNVCGRRFTQRYNMFKHTRIHTGIKPYSCDLCDESFNHNISLKNHKKKKHGIDWWNKNVLSVVTLPGSSQQSNCNPKSEPRPKPDSKAKAKPKPKSKPKSKPKAKPKSKPKPEPESKPKPESKHQTRSKSKSLKSK, from the exons ATGCAGGATCTTCCTTACTTCGACCGATATGTCTACAACAACCCAACCTGGAGTCAGGATGAACTTTTTAGCAGTTGTCTTCTAGATCG TTTGGAGGAGCAACTAGAGAACTCCAATAGCCCTGACATTAATAATAG ATGGAGACAGGATGCAGTTATTGATGAAGTGAACGACGGCACAGGGGAAAACATGGTGGAGGAGGAGGTGGAGGAGGAGTACCTAGAAGATGAAGATGAGGAAGAAGATATTGTAGGACTTGGGGAGGATGATAGTGATTCAGACTTTGATCCAGAGGCAGACGGTTTTAGTGATGATAGTAGT GTTGGAGGAGACAGGTTATCATCTTCAGACAGTGACGAAGATGTATTAGCATCTATTAAAGACCAAGATGTACTAACATCTATTGAAGACAAAGATGTTTTAGCATCTGTTAAAGACAAAGATGTTGATAACAATGAAGTCAAGAA ACCCAAGAGAACAGCATACCAATGCAAGATCTGCGATGAGCAATTACAGCTTCACGAAGATGTCCTACCACATTATATTGTCCATCATCAGGAACAGAATAGTGGAGACAATAAGACCATTCCGAAATCGCATTTACCGTTGGTAAAAGATGTCGCAACCACGTTGATGAAGTGTAAAGATTGTGAGAAATTCGTAGAGAAATTGGCGGAACACAGAAGGGAGAATCACTGCAACTGTCCGGTATGCGGAAAGAAACTTGCCTCACCGAGCAAGCTACGTCGGCACCTGGCAAGACACTATGGGATTGAGCCGTCGAAAACTCTACTTTGCCAACACTGCGGTAAGCTTTACTCCAATAGGATTACCCTGCTGAGGCACATCACGGCTCACCTTGGCATCAGGAATGAAAAGTGCGACGTCTGCGACAAATCTTtcttcaataaaaacaaactcatCATTCACAAGAAAATTCATCTCCCAGAGAAACCTTTTGAGTGCAATGTTTGCGGTCGTCGATTCACCCAGAGGTACAACATGTTTAAGCACACCCGTATCCATACTGGGATTAAACCCTACTCCTGTGACCTGTGTGACGAGTCTTTCAACCATAACATCAGTCTCAAGAAtcataagaagaaaaaacatggaATCGATTGGTGGAATAAAAATGTCTTATCCGTTGTTACACTTCCAGGCTCCTCTCAGCAGTCCAATTGTAATCCTAAATCTGAACCTAGACCCAAACCTGATTCTAAAGCTAAAGCTAAGCCTAAACCCAAGTCAAAGCCTAAATCTAAACCTAAGGCTAAGCCTAAATCTAAACCCAAACCTGAACCTGAATCAAAACCTAAACCTGAATCGAAACATCAAACCAGGTCGAAGTCTAAATCACTCAAAAGCAAATAG